A genomic window from Xiphophorus hellerii strain 12219 unplaced genomic scaffold, Xiphophorus_hellerii-4.1 PGA_scaffold_71__1_contigs__length_207192, whole genome shotgun sequence includes:
- the LOC116716570 gene encoding N-acetyllactosaminide beta-1,3-N-acetylglucosaminyltransferase 2-like: MRFNQRLFAMVLSVSLLILFYLTVSLEKINTTRVANFSKQVNFTSSPVNPHTPVISEDLRKIIPQDFTYWNRLFYSAVTNIEDNDNPSRRAYPWSACKEENQEVLRINVHDFDSYPPLFQTYLKGINCRSPPILINQLRKCNNHTFLLFAIKSSPANFERRQAVRDTWGRDGVYQNGRRVRSVFFLGNYQPDDPNLGALLSFEAKHFGDILQWDFHESLLNLTLKMDMFLQWTVKHCPQVSFVFSGDDDVFVNTDGLIRYLESLDASQASELYVGHVLESASPIRDPRSKYYIPLTFYSGPYPAYTGGGGFVISGELIQSLSFVSKLFPLFPIDDVYMGLCMKALGITPKWHEGFQTFDIRKQDRGNVCVHKQNLLIHQRSPREIEVMWKNIHNPLVSC; the protein is encoded by the coding sequence ATGAGGTTTAATCAAAGACTCTTTGCCATGGTCCTCTCTGTTTCACTTCTGATCCTCTTCTACTTGACCGTAAGTCTAGAGAAGATCAATACCACCAGAGTAGCAAACTTCTCAAAGCAGGTGAACTTCACATCATCCCCTGTGAACCCTCACACCCCAGTGATTTCTGAAGACTTGAGGAAGATCATCCCTCAAGACTTTACGTACTGGAACCGCCTGTTTTACTCGGCAGTGACGAACATTGAGGATAATGACAACCCTTCCAGGAGAGCGTACCCCTGGTCGGCCTGCAAGGAGGAGAACCAGGAGGTTCTGAGAATAAACGTTCATGACTTTGATTCCTACCCTCCACTATTCCAGACTTACCTGAAGGGCATAAACTGCAGATCTCCTCCGATCCTAATCAACCAACTCAGGAAGTGCAACAACCACACCTTCCTGCTTTTTGCTATCAAGTCATCCCCCGCAAACTTCGAGAGGAGACAGGCGGTGCGGGACACTTGGGGTCGAGATGGGGTGTACCAGAACGGACGGAGGGTGCGCTCGGTGTTCTTCCTTGGCAACTACCAGCCCGATGACCCAAACCTTGGCGCACTGCTGTCGTTCGAAGCCAAACACTTTGGAGACATCCTGCAGTGGGACTTCCACGAGTCCCTCCTGAACCTGACCCTCAAAATGGACATGTTTCTCCAGTGGACAGTGAAACACTGTCCACAGGTGTCCTTCGTCTTCAGTGGGGACGATGATGTTTTTGTCAACACTGATGGACTGATCCGATACCTGGAGTCTTTAGACGCCTCTCAGGCATCTGAGCTGTATGTTGGACACGTCTTGGAATCAGCAAGTCCAATCAGGGACCCAAGAAGCAAATACTACATTCCTCTGACCTTCTACAGCGGGCCCTACCCTGCGTACACAGGTGGAGGAGGGTTTGTCATCTCCGGAGAGTTGATACAGTCTCTTTCTTTCGTTTCGAAGCTGTTTCCTCTGTTCCCCATAGACGATGTTTACATGGGTTTGTGCATGAAGGCACTTGGAATCACCCCCAAGTGGCATGAAGGATTTCAGACCTTTGACATCAGGAAACAAGACCGCGGAAATGTTTGTGTCCACAAGCAGAATCTCCTCATACACCAACGATCCCCAAGGGAGATTGAAGTAATGTGGAAGAACATCCACAACCCCCTGGTGTCTTGTTGA
- the LOC116716574 gene encoding 2-oxoisovalerate dehydrogenase subunit alpha, mitochondrial-like yields the protein MAAVSGMSRISGLCRHAVRQTAALKTPRLLQQRRSFIVTAVQQQQQPFDSSLEKPQFPGASAEFVDRLEFIQPNVISGIPVYRVMDRQGNIINPSEDPQLSKETVLNFYQKMTLLNTMDRILYESQRQGRISFYMTNYGEEGTHIGSAAALESNDLVFGQYREAGVLMYRGFPLDLFMAQCYANADDLGKGRQMPVHYGCKDLHFVTISSPLATQIPQAAGAAYALKRENMNRAVICYFGEGAASEGDAHAGFNFSATLECPLIFFCRNNGYAISTPTNEQYRGDGIAARGPGYGMLSIRVDGNDVFAVYNATKEARRRAVAENQPFLIEAMTYRIGHHSTSDDSSAYRSVDEVNYWDKQDHPISRLRHYMTARGWWSEDDERSWRKQSRKTVMEAFERAERRLKPNPELLFTDVYQEMNPTLAKQRESLFRHIQQYKEHYPLDLYEK from the exons GCTgtacagcaacagcagcagcccTTTGACTCGTCTCTGGAAAAGCCCCAGTTTCCTGGCGCCTCAGCAGAGTTTGTGGACCGTCTTGAATTCATTCAGCCCAATGTTATTTCTGGGATTCCCGTGTACCGGGTGATGGACAGGCAGGGCAACATAATCAACCCCTCTGAGGACCCCCAG CTCTCCAAAGAGACGGTTCTAAACTTCTACCAGAAAATGACGCTGCTGAACACGATGGACCGGATTCTCTACGAGTCTCAGAGACAG ggtCGAATCTCCTTCTACATGACCAACTACGGAGAGGAGGGGACGCACATCGGCAGCGCTGCAGCTCTCGAGTCTAATGATTTGGTTTTTGGTCAATACAGAGAAGCTG GAGTGCTGATGTACCGCGGTTTCCCCCTGGATCTGTTCATGGCTCAGTGCTACGCCAACGCCGACGACCTTGGGAAGGGCCGCCAGATGCCTGTCCACTACGGCTGCAAAGATCTGCACTTCGTCACCATCTCGTCTCCTCTGGCCACGCAGATTCCTCAGG CGGCGGGAGCTGCGTACGCGCTGAAGAGGGAGAACATGAACCGGGCGGTGATCTGTTACTTCGGGGAGGGAGCGGCCAGCGAAGGGGACGCACACGCCGGCTTCAACTTCTCAGCGACCCTCGAGTGTCCGCTGATCTTCTTCTGTCGCAACAATGGCTATGCGATCTCCACCCCGACCAACGAGCAGTACAGAGGCGACGGCATCG cTGCTAGAGGGCCTGGTTATGGCATGCTGTCCATCCGTGTCGATGGAAACGACGTGTTCGCCGTCTACAACGCCACAAAGGAAGCGCGGCGCAGGGCTGTGGCTGAAAACCAGCCTTTCCTTATCGAGGCGATGACTTACAG AATCGGGCATCACAGCACCAGCGACGACAGCTCGGCCTACCGCTCCGTGGACGAGGTGAACTACTGGGACAAGCAGGACCACCCCATCTCCCGGCTCAGGCACTACATGACGGCGCGCGGCTGGTGGAGCGAGGACGACGAGCGCAGCTGGAGGAAACAGTCACGCAAGACTGTGATGGAGGCGTTTGAGAGGGCGGAGAGGCGCCTGAAGCCCaacccagagctgctgtttacCGACGTCTACCAGGAAATGAACCCCACCCTGGCCAAGCAGAGAGAGTCCCTGTTCAGGCACATCCAGCAGTACAAAGAGCACTACCCCCTCGACCTGTACGAGAAATAA